One genomic window of Halobellus limi includes the following:
- a CDS encoding sensor histidine kinase — MSDRADPPAVLVFDDEPLASSLREFFADEPTTVQVATAATADEYERAVKRRPIDCVVARRLPPLDGSTAPDSADGAVAFDPESTPRTDDDPEGSQTVAAGEPGGLTVPLVLYPATPTDELARRSTDSEAIRYVPESIDTGERTLLVDAVREAIGHRARERELRAHAAERDLLVQMSSLANVGGWELDADTESLVWTAETRRLHGVSESFEPTVENAIGFYHPDDRDAVREDVESALRGESFDSTYRLFRADGDVRWVRSKGVPIVEDGSIVGVRGSFQDVTEAKRREDDIRRFKRAVEAAGHAIFITERNGTIEFVNPAFETITGYDAEEAIGRDPSILKSGKMGQEYYRNLWSTILSGKVWSEPIVNQRKSGEHYHASETIAPITADDGTVRGFVAIQTDITEQVHARERLETFREIVNRLEDPIMLQDRDGRFEVVNDAVAEYAGLSKSELIGGDEFDFMDDSAARTIQEKKARVLEAERSVTYELTPTFPTKGERSFVTTRYPHYDEDGDVDGTVAICRDVTEQAEREHQLRVLDRILRHNLYNKMNLILGHAELLETRTTGDEKRSVRQIRETGNELVELADKERRIVDLLTDESAPRRTDVRELLDDAVAEIRASHPEASITVDSPKSVAVSAIPEVREALAELLRNAVVHAGDRPTVSVTVARTDDTVAVTVADDGPGIPEMEREAAGSATDITPLFHGSGLGLQFVSHVARRSGGSLRFESSESASGDGGSVVVLDLPAADAATPE, encoded by the coding sequence ATGAGTGACCGCGCGGATCCTCCGGCCGTCCTCGTCTTCGACGACGAACCGCTCGCGTCGTCGCTCCGGGAGTTCTTCGCCGACGAACCGACGACGGTCCAGGTCGCCACCGCGGCGACGGCCGACGAGTACGAACGGGCGGTGAAACGCCGTCCGATCGACTGCGTCGTCGCCCGGCGGCTGCCACCGCTCGATGGTAGTACGGCCCCCGACTCGGCCGACGGAGCGGTCGCCTTCGACCCGGAATCGACCCCGAGAACCGACGACGACCCGGAGGGGTCACAGACCGTCGCCGCCGGGGAGCCGGGCGGCCTGACCGTGCCGCTGGTGCTGTACCCGGCGACCCCGACGGACGAACTGGCGCGTCGGTCGACCGACTCGGAGGCGATCAGATACGTCCCGGAGTCGATCGACACCGGGGAGCGAACCCTGCTCGTCGACGCCGTCCGGGAGGCCATCGGACACCGTGCGCGAGAACGGGAGCTCAGAGCCCACGCGGCCGAGCGCGACCTCCTCGTTCAGATGTCCTCACTCGCGAACGTCGGCGGGTGGGAACTCGACGCCGACACCGAGTCGCTCGTCTGGACCGCGGAGACGCGTCGCCTCCACGGGGTCTCGGAGTCCTTCGAGCCGACGGTCGAGAACGCGATCGGGTTCTACCACCCCGACGACAGAGACGCGGTTCGCGAGGACGTCGAGTCCGCCCTGCGGGGGGAGTCGTTCGACTCGACGTACCGGCTGTTCCGGGCCGACGGCGACGTTCGCTGGGTCCGCTCGAAGGGCGTCCCGATCGTCGAGGACGGATCGATCGTCGGCGTCCGCGGCTCGTTTCAGGACGTCACCGAGGCGAAGCGACGCGAGGACGACATCCGTCGGTTCAAACGGGCCGTCGAGGCCGCCGGTCACGCGATCTTCATCACCGAGCGGAACGGGACGATCGAGTTCGTCAACCCGGCGTTCGAGACGATCACCGGCTACGACGCCGAGGAGGCCATCGGCCGCGACCCGTCGATCCTGAAGTCCGGGAAGATGGGCCAGGAGTACTACCGGAACCTCTGGAGCACGATCCTCTCGGGCAAGGTGTGGTCCGAACCGATCGTCAACCAGCGGAAATCGGGCGAACACTACCACGCCTCCGAGACCATCGCACCGATCACGGCCGACGACGGCACGGTCCGGGGCTTCGTCGCGATCCAGACCGACATCACCGAGCAGGTCCACGCCCGCGAGCGGCTCGAAACGTTCCGGGAGATCGTCAACCGCCTCGAAGACCCGATCATGTTGCAGGACCGCGACGGCCGCTTCGAGGTCGTCAACGACGCCGTCGCCGAGTACGCCGGCCTGTCCAAGTCCGAACTGATCGGCGGCGACGAGTTCGACTTCATGGACGACTCCGCGGCGCGGACGATCCAGGAGAAGAAAGCGCGCGTCCTCGAAGCGGAGCGGTCGGTCACCTACGAACTCACCCCGACGTTCCCGACGAAGGGAGAGCGCTCGTTCGTCACGACCCGCTACCCGCACTACGACGAGGACGGCGACGTCGACGGGACGGTCGCGATCTGCCGGGACGTCACAGAGCAGGCCGAGCGCGAACACCAACTCCGCGTCCTCGATCGGATCCTGCGGCACAACCTCTACAACAAGATGAACCTGATCCTCGGGCACGCCGAACTCCTCGAAACCCGGACGACCGGCGACGAGAAACGCTCGGTCCGGCAGATCAGAGAGACCGGGAACGAGCTCGTCGAACTCGCCGACAAGGAGCGCCGGATCGTCGATCTGCTCACCGACGAATCCGCCCCGCGTCGGACCGACGTCCGAGAACTCCTCGACGACGCCGTCGCCGAGATCCGTGCGTCACACCCCGAGGCCTCGATCACCGTGGACTCTCCGAAGTCGGTCGCGGTCAGCGCGATCCCGGAGGTTCGAGAGGCGCTCGCCGAACTCCTGCGCAACGCCGTCGTTCACGCCGGGGACCGGCCCACGGTCTCCGTGACAGTCGCGCGAACGGACGACACCGTCGCCGTCACCGTCGCCGACGACGGTCCCGGGATCCCCGAGATGGAGCGGGAGGCCGCCGGCAGCGCGACGGACATCACGCCGCTGTTCCACGGGTCGGGGCTCGGTCTGCAGTTCGTCAGCCACGTGGCGCGGCGCTCGGGCGGGTCGCTGCGTTTCGAGTCTTCCGAAAGCGCGTCCGGCGACGGCGGCTCGGTCGTCGTTTTGGACCTCCCCGCCGCGGACGCCGCTACTCCGGAGTGA
- a CDS encoding NAD+ synthase — protein sequence MPSLYRQTKSEIAPLDLRFSREELEARIDRLTAFIGERVDAADADGALVALSGGIDSTATAHLAVEALGADSVHGVLLPKQVNQEENVSDAERVARELGITYDVIHIDGIVDEILEAYTAGVDDESEGRWEDRYVGNTSARVRMTLNYLVANYENELVLGTGNRSELATGYVTKYGDGGVDCNPLGNLYKQQVRQVAAHLGVDEELVQKTPTGGMVDYDTDEEEFGVDYDTLDAILALHVDGGVPASTTARLADASIEDVEHVVEMHEESEHKRTPPGSPEPLQ from the coding sequence ATGCCGAGCCTCTACAGGCAGACGAAGTCCGAGATCGCACCGCTCGACCTCCGGTTCTCCCGGGAGGAACTCGAAGCGCGGATCGACCGCCTCACGGCGTTCATCGGAGAGCGGGTCGACGCGGCCGACGCCGACGGCGCACTCGTCGCGCTCTCCGGTGGGATCGACAGCACGGCAACCGCGCATCTCGCCGTCGAGGCGCTCGGGGCCGACTCGGTCCACGGCGTTCTCCTTCCGAAGCAGGTCAACCAAGAGGAGAACGTGAGCGACGCCGAGCGCGTCGCCCGGGAACTCGGAATCACGTACGACGTGATCCACATCGATGGTATCGTCGACGAGATCCTCGAGGCCTACACCGCGGGGGTCGACGACGAGTCCGAGGGTCGCTGGGAGGATCGCTACGTGGGCAACACCAGCGCCCGCGTCCGGATGACCCTCAACTACCTCGTCGCCAACTACGAGAACGAGCTCGTCCTCGGGACCGGCAACCGCTCTGAACTCGCCACGGGGTACGTGACCAAGTACGGCGACGGCGGTGTCGACTGTAACCCCCTCGGGAACCTCTACAAGCAGCAGGTGCGCCAGGTCGCCGCTCACCTGGGCGTCGACGAGGAACTCGTCCAGAAGACGCCGACCGGCGGAATGGTCGACTACGACACCGACGAGGAGGAGTTCGGCGTCGACTACGATACGCTCGATGCGATTCTCGCGCTCCACGTCGACGGCGGCGTCCCCGCGTCGACGACGGCCCGCCTGGCCGACGCCTCGATCGAGGACGTCGAGCACGTCGTGGAGATGCACGAGGAGAGCGAGCACAAGCGAACGCCGCCGGGAAGTCCCGAGCCGCTTCAGTAG
- a CDS encoding FAD-dependent oxidoreductase, with amino-acid sequence MSDPFVVVGGDAAGLSAASKCRRTDPERDVVVFEKGEWISYAHCGTPYFVKGEVDRLEDLLSLSPEAAEERGIDLRRGHEVVAVDTDAETVTVDAGGTTFEQPYGDLLVATGARAVSDPIEGATLDGVFTLHGLDHAAAIRAYLTPPDEFDVAALGGGDALNEPEVERYGGMTSPETVAVVGAGYVGVEMAEAFDAWDLDVHLFQRSERPVPGFGEAVGDAVTEHLRESGVTLHLGEEVVRLDGEAGHVDRVVCESGSELAVDAALVGIGIRPNTELLDDTPVELGASGAVATDAHGRTSVDGVYAAGDVAEMPHTVTGTATWDPLGLPANRAGRAIGATVGGDPTPVGSVAGTAMVKAFDLECGRTGLLDHDRAREAGFDPVSETITAGSRSGYYPGAAETTVTLTADRDTGRLLGGSIVGADRAAIRIDTLATALGGEMTVAELERQDLGYAPPFSPVWDPVLVAAKVLNGSLE; translated from the coding sequence ATGTCCGACCCGTTTGTCGTCGTCGGCGGTGACGCCGCCGGACTCTCCGCGGCGAGCAAGTGCCGACGCACCGACCCCGAGCGCGACGTCGTCGTCTTCGAGAAGGGCGAGTGGATCTCCTACGCCCACTGCGGGACGCCGTACTTCGTGAAAGGCGAGGTCGACCGGCTCGAAGACCTCCTCTCGCTCTCGCCGGAGGCGGCCGAAGAGCGCGGCATCGACCTCCGGCGCGGCCACGAGGTCGTCGCGGTCGACACCGACGCGGAGACGGTCACCGTCGACGCCGGCGGAACGACGTTCGAGCAGCCCTACGGCGACCTGCTGGTCGCGACGGGGGCACGCGCCGTCTCCGATCCGATCGAGGGCGCGACGCTCGACGGCGTCTTCACCCTCCACGGGCTCGATCACGCGGCGGCGATCCGGGCGTACCTGACGCCGCCCGACGAGTTCGACGTGGCCGCTCTCGGCGGAGGCGACGCCCTGAACGAACCCGAGGTGGAACGGTACGGCGGGATGACGTCGCCGGAAACGGTCGCGGTCGTCGGCGCGGGCTACGTCGGCGTCGAGATGGCCGAGGCGTTCGACGCCTGGGACCTCGACGTCCACCTGTTCCAGCGCTCCGAACGCCCGGTTCCGGGGTTCGGCGAGGCCGTCGGCGACGCGGTCACTGAACACCTCCGCGAGTCGGGCGTCACGCTCCACCTCGGCGAGGAGGTCGTCCGACTCGACGGCGAGGCGGGGCACGTCGACCGCGTCGTCTGCGAGAGTGGCTCCGAACTCGCGGTCGACGCCGCGCTCGTCGGGATCGGCATCCGGCCGAACACGGAACTCCTCGACGACACGCCGGTCGAACTCGGCGCGTCGGGAGCGGTCGCCACCGACGCTCACGGTCGGACCTCCGTCGACGGCGTCTACGCCGCGGGCGACGTCGCGGAGATGCCGCATACGGTCACCGGCACGGCGACGTGGGACCCGCTCGGCCTCCCCGCGAACCGCGCCGGCCGGGCCATCGGCGCGACGGTCGGCGGCGACCCCACGCCGGTCGGCAGCGTCGCGGGCACGGCGATGGTGAAGGCGTTCGACCTCGAGTGCGGTCGGACGGGACTTCTGGACCACGACCGCGCCCGCGAGGCCGGGTTCGACCCCGTCTCCGAGACGATCACGGCCGGCTCGCGGTCGGGCTACTACCCCGGCGCGGCCGAGACGACCGTCACGCTCACCGCCGACCGCGACACCGGCCGACTCCTCGGCGGGAGTATCGTCGGCGCCGACCGCGCCGCGATCCGCATCGACACGCTCGCGACGGCGCTCGGCGGCGAGATGACCGTCGCCGAACTCGAACGCCAGGACCTGGGCTACGCGCCGCCGTTCAGCCCCGTCTGGGATCCCGTCCTCGTCGCCGCGAAGGTGCTGAACGGGTCGCTGGAGTGA